A segment of the Hallerella succinigenes genome:
TTTCTATATCTTTAATTTAAACCTTTTTAATAGGAGACTTTATGCGCTTTCGTAACCTAGCACTCATCTCTGCAGCATCCGCATTTGCCCTGTGGACAAGCGCCTGCTCCGACGATAAATCCAGCGCGCCGGAAGAAGACGCGCCTCTTGTTTCCTCTGCAGTCGAAGAAAGCTCCTCTTCCGTAGCGGACAAAAACGATCCGGAAAGTTCCTCTTCCGACTCTACAACCGCTTCAAGTTCGAGCATTGCCGCTCCAACAAACGGACTTTTATTAGATGACATGGAAGACGGCGACGGTGGAACTTCTATCGGTTCCGGCTGGTACACCTATAACGACAATGACAACAAAGCCGCCTCGGTCATCACGACTCCTGTTGACGAAAGCGGCAATCCGATTGCATCCCCGACGGACAACGGTTCTTCTTATGCGTTCAAGGTGGAATTCACTTTGGACAAGGGCGATTACGCTTACGATCCGTATGTCGGCTGGGGCTTTGAAGTCCCGAGCACGGTCGACGTCAGCAAGTATGCTGGCATTCGCTATTCGTATAAAGGTGCCGCTCACTACATTCACGTAGAAACTTCCGATGTCATCGACTACGACGTGCATCTTTCCGCCGTGAAAAAATCCGACACTTGGACAACCGTCACGATCGACTTCAACAACCTCGTCCAAGGCGGTTGGGGCGAAGCAGTCGCATTCGATCCGGCACATGTCACCAACATCAGCTTCCAGGTTAAGGGCAACGGCAAAGTGGATTCCGTGATGATTGACGACGTTTACTTCATCATGGAAGAAGATCTTCCGCCGAAGACCGCCGACATGACGATTCACGCACCGCAAGTGATTAGTCCGAACATCGGCGATATCACCATCAGCACTCCGCTCCAAGAAAAGGCGATGAAGTATTTGGACAAGGGCGTGAACTTTACCAACTGGCTCGAAGAAGCGGACGGCAAGTTCACCGGTAAATTTGAACTCGGCGAAAATGATGTTAAGATCCTTTCCGAAAACGGTTTCAAGGCTCTTCGCCTTCCGATCGACTTGGACCTTTACGTAGACAACCGCGCCGAATATCTCGCCGACACGACCGGCACCGTGAAGCTCCAGATGAACGATTCTATCTACATCGTACTCGACTCCTTCGTGAACTGGACGAAGCGCTACGGCATGTCGCTCACAATCGACTACCACGAATACGACAACAGCTACAACGTAACAACGTCCACCGACGCAAAGTACCTCGCCATGATGGCAAATGTTTGGAAAGCTGTCGCCGCCCACTACGCTTCGAACGAACGCGAAGACCTCTTCTTCGAACTTTTGAACGAACCGGATATGAAGGACGGTAAGGTGACCCAGGCGAACTGGACGATTGCCGCTCAGGGTATGATCGATTCCATCCGCACGGTCGATACCAAGCACACGATTATCTTCGGTGACGCCCAGTGGTACTCCATCGCTCTCCTCGCCAAGCGTACTCCGTTCACCGATGACAACATCATCTACGCGGTACACTCTTACGAGCCGTACATCTTTACGCACCAGGGCGCCTCTTGGACGGAAGCCTCTTCCATCAAGAACCTTCCGTTCCCGTACGACACCACCAAGTGGTCCGTCTACTCTTCGGATTTCGGCGTGAACGCTTCGACGGCTAGCTGGATCAAATCCGCAGTCAAGAACTATTACAAGACCGGTAGCAAGGGCTACATCCTGAACCAAATCTACACCGCCAAGAAGTGGGCTGTTGAAAATCAGGTTCCGATCATCATCAACGAATTCGGCGCTTACAACGTCGCTTCCACGGCAGAAGACCGTTTGAACTACCTCACCGCTGTCCGCGAATCCTGCGATTCCCTTCAGGTTCCGTGGCAGCATTGGGGCTACACCGGTGGCTTCGAAGTCATCCGCGATGGAAAGCTGATCAACGGCATGGACAAGGCTCTGGGGCTCTAAAGACTTCTTTCCCCTAATAATTAAAAAAGCTCCCGAGAAATCGGGAACTTTTTGTTTTAAATAGAAGTTTTGGATTTTTCCAAAGCGTGTGACCATGCCGCCTGCAAACTTTTTGTCATAAAATGACATTTGGATAAATGTATATTTGTTTCGTATGAAATAGGAAGATTTTTATGACCCAAAAGAAATCTTTTTTGAAAGGGAAAAAAGCGGTCGCTTTTTTAGATCTTTTTGCTGGTGCAGGTGGTATTAGCGAAGGCTTTCTTCAATCCTATACGGACGAAAAATATTATGATTTCATTCTAGCTAGCGATATCAATTCTAATTGCGAATTGACGCACCGAGCAAGATACAATAATGTGCTAGGCTTAGACACGGACTTTTTGTGTGAAGACATTATGTCCGAAACTTTTGTCGAGCATTTGAAGAAAAAAATTGGTTCCCGGGAAATTGATGTTGTTACAGGCGGTCCGAGTTGCCAATCTTTTAGTTTATCGGGACGTCGTCGCAAATACGACAAGCGAGACAACTTGTTTGAACATTATCTCAAGGTGATAACTGAACTTCGTCCGAAGTATTTCGTAATGGAAAATGTCAAGGGAATTTTGACGAAGGATCATGGGCGATTCAAAGATGAAATCATGAGCCAGATCCGCTCCATTATTGATATAACGAAAGTTCGTGAACTTTATGATTACCTTAATTCATTGCTAGGTAAAACCGTATCGAACTTTGAGAAAACTTGCTTGATTGCTAAGGTTCGGTTGGAAATTGAAGATGATTCCAAAACAGAAAGGTTTGTTAAGAATTTCTTTGATTGTATCGAAGAAAAATTCAAGGAAATGACTCGTGGAATAGATTATCGGGCCAGCAAATCTGATGCAAACGTGGCAACTATTCGCCACGGCATAAGCCTTTTGAAACACAGTGCATCTCGAAATAAAATAAGGTCATTGATAATTCAAGAAAAATCGTCTTCGGATATCGATAATGACGCTTTTGTCGATCCGATGAATAAGTTTATCGAATCGCTTGAAGACGATTCCATTGTGCAAAGAATTGTAATCGCTTTAGAGAACATCAAAGAATTTGATAAACAAACAGATGATGTTGAAAAATTCAAATCGATGCTTCGAGTTTACGCGATGACTTTGGACGAATGTTTTGTTGAAATATCAAAGTTGTCTGAAAAAGCAG
Coding sequences within it:
- a CDS encoding DNA cytosine methyltransferase, which encodes MTQKKSFLKGKKAVAFLDLFAGAGGISEGFLQSYTDEKYYDFILASDINSNCELTHRARYNNVLGLDTDFLCEDIMSETFVEHLKKKIGSREIDVVTGGPSCQSFSLSGRRRKYDKRDNLFEHYLKVITELRPKYFVMENVKGILTKDHGRFKDEIMSQIRSIIDITKVRELYDYLNSLLGKTVSNFEKTCLIAKVRLEIEDDSKTERFVKNFFDCIEEKFKEMTRGIDYRASKSDANVATIRHGISLLKHSASRNKIRSLIIQEKSSSDIDNDAFVDPMNKFIESLEDDSIVQRIVIALENIKEFDKQTDDVEKFKSMLRVYAMTLDECFVEISKLSEKAGSKDKFDSILDAVRLYRIDKPIVVLSSNYGVPQNRERVLFIGCRNDQELITNIPATVSDKEKVTVYEAISDLDFIGNGETCTEYGTPKKNKKFDLLVKKRDVAGPLKSAGDSRTYAEWSREGRLEHRFVFDTKPFYVKNNEDLANPSAHAKYVLFNHQTSSQNPEVKRRLEIIAKHGDYDDACKAELKKENLESNKRNYTVLNPTGQSPTVVTMPDDFVHYSEFRAMTVREMARLQSFDDSFVFQGKRQTGGDKRKSEIPQYTLVGNAVPPLMARAIGNVILKSIK
- a CDS encoding cellulase family glycosylhydrolase is translated as MRFRNLALISAASAFALWTSACSDDKSSAPEEDAPLVSSAVEESSSSVADKNDPESSSSDSTTASSSSIAAPTNGLLLDDMEDGDGGTSIGSGWYTYNDNDNKAASVITTPVDESGNPIASPTDNGSSYAFKVEFTLDKGDYAYDPYVGWGFEVPSTVDVSKYAGIRYSYKGAAHYIHVETSDVIDYDVHLSAVKKSDTWTTVTIDFNNLVQGGWGEAVAFDPAHVTNISFQVKGNGKVDSVMIDDVYFIMEEDLPPKTADMTIHAPQVISPNIGDITISTPLQEKAMKYLDKGVNFTNWLEEADGKFTGKFELGENDVKILSENGFKALRLPIDLDLYVDNRAEYLADTTGTVKLQMNDSIYIVLDSFVNWTKRYGMSLTIDYHEYDNSYNVTTSTDAKYLAMMANVWKAVAAHYASNEREDLFFELLNEPDMKDGKVTQANWTIAAQGMIDSIRTVDTKHTIIFGDAQWYSIALLAKRTPFTDDNIIYAVHSYEPYIFTHQGASWTEASSIKNLPFPYDTTKWSVYSSDFGVNASTASWIKSAVKNYYKTGSKGYILNQIYTAKKWAVENQVPIIINEFGAYNVASTAEDRLNYLTAVRESCDSLQVPWQHWGYTGGFEVIRDGKLINGMDKALGL